TTGTCTGCTGCCAACACAAGCCAAAAACTCAAATACTCTCAAACTGTACCTTATAACCTCAAGAGTAGAGACGCATGATGAACTTGATAAACGAAGATGCTGGACGGTTGGAGCCTGGACTCTAGAGAATCACAGATGCTGGACGGCTGATCCTAGACGCAGAGTCGAAGAAACAAAGATGGCCTTCTCGTCGTCTCGATGAGAGTTGAGACGATGACGAATTGACGATGGTGTGGTGAATGGGGACCAAATCAACCCGTCTTGGGCCTGCCCACCTTAGTGGCATAGTGTCTAGGCTAGTGGGCTTAAGTATATTTACTAATTTTTTTCACACGAGCTCAAGCCCATCATAGCCCAACTGTAGATCCGCCCGTGGTTGAGGGCCTGAGGGGCaccattttattaaatttttttttttacaataacaCGCCATTTTATCATGCCGCTTTGGGCACAAAAGTATGACCGACCCTACACGTGACATGGGTTCCAATGGAGATGTCACAGACGTGAATACGTGAGGGGAGGGTAGAAATGCCCGTAAAGGTGATCAGAGCGCATTGACCAATTTCCACAAAAGCCTTCCAGGTGAGGGATTGCATTCAACAGCGTCAATTGGATCTCATGCTTTTGAGTACCCAAAATTGGACCCTAGGTTCAGTCAACTTCTCAACGCGGGGTTGGTCGATGTCGGTGGACGCCTTGGAGTCACTCTTCATGCTATCCAAATGTcatgagtcccacatcggttaagtggGAGAAGAGGTGCTAGTTTATAAGCGCGGTCCCTTCTCaccctaccagccaaggttttcatgggattcagcccatgggccttggttacagccggcccgtaagggcgtcggttgggctttggttggcaagaggGTTGGGCCgtgacaattggtatcagaggctaCACTTAACCGGCCCTTTGGGCCGGGCCCATGGACCCTGGAAAGGCCATGGAAAGGGCTACCTGTGGATCTGGTACGGGTGAGGCCCTAGCCCAGTGAAAGCCCCCCACAGAGTGCAGgccgccatggtgctcgaccaacgtgggcgttggtcttgaaggggtggggtttgtcatgagtcccacatcggttaagtggGAGAAGAGGTGCTAGTTTATAAGCGCGGTCCCTTCTCaccctaccagccaaggttttcatgggattcagcccatgggccttggttacagccggcccgtaagggcgtcggttgggctttggttggcaagaggGTTGGGCCGTGACACCAAAATGCTCCGCCCTTCCCCGGTTAGGTTACTCGTCATACTACATTTCCTATTCACGCTAACTTTTCTGTCCATTACTCAACCTGGTTAATTTAGAAAGATTTGACATTATTTGCTAGAACTGAAAGATCAATTAATATAATGGGTTTGAATGTCTAGATGAATTGATACTACATTTTCTTAGTTCAGATGCGCAAACTACCTGAATTAGGAAAATGGGGTTCGTTTTCTTACTTTGCAGGGGTTTGAAAGTGTGGGGGGGAGATATGTTTCAAAGCGTTCCAAGCGGAGATGCCATTTTTATGAAGGTATAAATTCCTCATTAACTTGAGATCATCACCCAACaagtgttttaacttttaagccTTTGAGCACAACTAATTACTGCAGCCAATTTGATTTAGACGTCATATAATCCCCAAAAATTCGCTACTGGGCGTAGCTATAGTTACATACTCTTCATTTGCTTCTTCATTTGCTTAATTGAGTCCACATGATTGATTTAATTGGAGGCATTAcggcttttctttttcaattttctcaTCTTTTCAAGTAGCATAATTTGATAATCTACATCTTGTAGTGCATCATGCATGATTGGAGCGATGATCGTTGCTTGAGGTTGTTGAAGAATTGTTACGAAGCAATACCAAATTATGGAAAGGTAGTTGCTGTTGGAGCACTTCTTTGGATTATGCTCTGCCTGCTCATTGTTTCCTACTCATAAAGACCACCCTCCGTCACTAATAACAATTTATCCGCTTTGGGCCCGGAGGTCCGCAAGGATTTGTCCCCCAAACCGAGCCCATACTGGCTTAGGAGGCCCAATCCAACAATATGGTACAATCCCACATCGCTTAGATGTGACCATGTGTGAGTGAAGTGTTAGATATAAGGGAGGCTCGACTCCCTACCTAACAACAACCAATTTTCTTGAGGTTTGGGTCTAAGGGAGTCAATTGTTGGACCATACCTCCTAAGTCTTGTATAGACTAGATTTGAGGGGGACAAATCCGCATGGGCCTCGGGGAGGAAAGCGGACTCACCTTTtgttagagcacttgcaatggtgttattttatctgggacaacaaatatgtatggggttttgtgttttgctgatgtggttgtattgggttttgtgttttgctgatatgactatattgggatatgtgttttgttgatgtggttgtactgaaagattgtgttttggtgtagttttattggagACAATATGGAGGGCATGTGAATTTGTTGGGCACCATGTTGGgtgagaaagaaaaatgtataggaatttatgttctgctgatgtggctatattgggagatatgttttgttgatgtgactgtattgacaTACGTGTTTGACCTAATTTTTTACGTAATAAAAATGGGAGCCGATATAGATTTTTATTGGCCCAACAAATTGCCACTACTGCAATTGCTCTTAATTGGTGAAGGAAGATGGTCTTTCTTGTACCACAGCCCCTAAACCATTCCAGGCCCCCATTGGTTGGTATTACGACAAAGTTAGTGATGACAGGTATTGTATGGATAAAATACTGAAGTCTTCCATGAGCAGGTACATAATGCAAAATCATTGCATCGTGgggataaaataataattatgccGCCCTTTGTTGAATCATTCAACCAAAGAACCTCAAATATCATATTCCATGATTATATAGCTCTAACCGAGATGCTCCCAAAAGAAATCACTGTAACCCCAAAGTATCAGTCTCTGAACATTGTATAGAATGGCTTCCTTGGCAAAAACTGAATCAGAAAAGAAATTGGAAGATGATTTCTTATGTATTAGTCAGCTGGGGGTGGTCTCGGTGGTGCCTTTTGCCTTGAAGACAGTATTTGAGCTTGGGGTTTTCGAGATCATAGCGAAAGCTGGTCCAGATGCCAAACTCTCTGCTTCGGAGATAGTAGCGCAACTGCCTGCACGAAACCCAGATGCACACTTGATGCTGGACAGGATTCTCATGCTCCTCGCTACCCATAATGTGCTTGGCTGCTCTGTGGTTGATATGAAAAGGCTCTACAGTTTGACTTCATTGTCTGAATATTATGTGCCTAACCAAGATGGTGTTTCATTAGGACCAACGTTGGTCTTGACTCTCGATGAGGTCTTATTGAGGAGCTGGTTTGTCTCTTACGGATTCAGATttccctttttatttttatttttttgaatcttTGTTATACTGGGAATTAATTGTGGCAGGTCAAAGCTGAAGGATGCAATTCTTGAAGGTGGAATTCCATTCAACAAGGTTCATGGAGTGCATGCTTTTGAGTACACAAAATTGGATCCTGGATTCAACCAAGTTTTCAACACAGGAATGTTCAATCACACTACTCTTGTTATTAAGGAGATCCTCAAGGCGTACAAAGGCTTTGATCATATCCAGCAGTTAGTCGATGTTGGTGGAGGCTTTGGAGTCTCTCTTCAAGCTATCACTTCTGCATACCCCCACATCAAGGGTGTCAACTTCGACTTGCCTCATGTTATTCAAGATGCCCCGTCCTACCCTGGTATATATGATCACTGGTCATAATTGGTTTTCTGATTCATGCTAGTTGAAGCTCATTTGTGTTGGGAACTTGTGGGGGATATCAAGTGTTTGACTAAATGCCTGAATGCCATGCATCACACCATGTGGTTGTCTAAGCTTTGACACAATCAACTCCTTATATTTATTCATTGTTCAATGCTAAATTGGTTACTTGAATCACTTGTCTCCTTGAATATGGGCCTGATCTTATTCATTGCAGACTTGTAGCTTAGCTGCTTATATACGTCTGTTCAGAATTCAGATTCTACCATCTATGAGAGCCTTGTGCATAAGacattgttttcttcttttaccttaattttcttttaatgagCTAGGTAACCACATGCCTTTGATTCCAATTTCCATGCTGATCTCCCGATATTCTTCTCTGTTAACTAAGAGATAAATTCGTTCTCTTGTATGGCAGGTGTTGAACATGTAGGAGGAAATATGTTTGAGAGTGTTCCCAACGGAGATGCAATATTTATGAAGGTATAAATCTATCATCACCTTTTAAATtgacttgagagttgagaccatTGAACACTCAACActttttcaatttaatcatacatcTTTTACTCCGCGCAAactttcaaatgtttcaattgcCTCACTCTCTCCAAACACCTTGGTAGGTTGTAGCGAAGGATAGTCGAAATTGGCACTTATTAAATATAGGATACATGATTCTAATCTTTCTAAGCTTGCAATGCTAGTTTGGTATTAGATGTTGCTATGCTCCGTTAGTCATTGACTAGATTTAACAACAAAGGAATTTTCTGATAAACATGTTGCAGTGGATACTTCATGACTGGAGTGATGATCATTGCTTGACGTTGTTGAAGAACTGTTACAAAGCCATACCAGGTGATGGGAAGATAATTGTTCTAGAGACAGTTCTTCCGGTGGAGCCTGACGCAAGTGCAGCCACAAAATTCGGCTGTCAATGTGATGTGCTGATGATGACTCAAAACCCAGGAGGGAAGGAACGAACGCGTCACGAATACTTGGCTCTGGCCCTTGCTGCTGGATTTAGTGGCATTAGATTTGTATGCTTTGTCTGTAATCTTTGGGTTATGGAGTTCTACAAATAGATGGTAACGTATGGGGAATTTATCATTTGTGATTTCCTTCATAATGGTGTGAGAGTCACAGGGACAAATAATCTTTACAAGATAACTTTGTTAATGGTGTTTTTTCAGCCGATGATTAATGCAACTTCTATTTATACAAGTTAAGCAGCAATTAAAGAAGGTGCAATTATTAATCCTTTTTAATAAGGACAAAACAATAATGAACCTGATTCAATAGAAGCTCTTGTTGATGAGCTTGTATTTGCTGAAGAATGCAGTACGGCTGCTTGAAGAAGGAATTCCCTCCAACAGGGTCCTCTGGTTGCATGTGTGTTGAGTCTTACTAGGGTTTTGAGCAGCAATGGTGAACCATAGTAGTACTGTTGTTATTAAGGAACTTCCAAATACCCCCACAGCAATGTGATGATTTTGTTGTTCTGACCCCTGAATTTCTAAGTTCTAGAATTCTTATTGCATAATTGAAGCTTGAAAATTTTAACATCTCCAACTATATTGTGAAATCAGAAGATAAAGAATATTGAGTCAGAAAATAGTATAATTTAGTTATCTATACTATACTATATATTAAAATGGGTGAGGCAAGCCTGGCTTGCCGACACCTGTTTTATTGTTTCATCTGAGCGAGTAGAGGCATTTTCATAGTCACGCGGCTGGGTGTGATTAATGAACTTTTAAGGGTAGTTTAGGTTTTCTACAGGTAGAGTATTTTTCTCTTGGACAGCTGTCTTTTGTATACGAGTTTGATCAAAATTATGATACACCGTACACGCGTCCTTCACCTGCTTCTCATCTTTGGTTCTCAACTATGGACTCATACGTTTTTTGGCTCTCTCTTCACCGCTTTGTGAGATGGGAATATGGGATGTTCTCAATGATACCTCACGGTCATATGTCGATCTCTCCCTTCAACGCCTTCTTTCTCAGAACACATCTACAGGTATGGTATTTGTGTATTGTTATCGCAAAGTGTTGTGCTTCAGTGGCATTCTGTGCCGTTCTGCGTCTGTTCTTGGACTCACATGTTCTTAATTGTCTGTTTAGTTTCTGATTTCTCTGttgtttattacattgttttatggCTTCGAAATGAGATTTGATTGTTGTTGTAGGTATAATTCTGGctgcttctgcttcttttttttctctctttttttcttggcaAAATTTGAGATCATCGGATATGATTATTTTGGCAGGGTTATGCTTCTGGGTTGGGGCAGAAGCGATGAATGGTAGACAGACAGTAAGTTGTTCAATCCTTAAATCTTGTTAAATTGATATACAAATCATTCCTCCAATTAGATATTTGGTCATTGCAAATAGTATTTCGTCCACGTTACATTTAATAACGGTTGCAAAAATAGTAATGCAATGGCCCGCAACATAGCGCGGGCTGATTGCTAGTTATATCCTTAAACCCTAAGGTTTTAACATCGATATTAATTGTAATAGTCCATGGTTGAAGTTGTGGGACTCACAGAGGATGTGAGCCCTTTAGAGGGAGAGACTGTAGCACACAGTTCGAGTGGACGGGACCACAAGTCTCTGTAATGTCAAGTTTGATGGTATGGGGAGAGTTCCAGAGTGACAAGAGGCTCAATGCTCTCGATCCCACATCGTGGTACCAATCTGATTTTTTCAAAACCACGTTAACtcatgattgtttttttttcaaatgatatattagaatttaggagttagaaattaatatatatttagagtttaaaatttatgatttaaaatatttttttaaattcaactatattctaatattataaaccaaaatactcaataacacattttaaaagCATCAACATACTTTTGAAGGAAAATTCGAGCCCCTATCCCATGCCAAAGAGATGCTCATTGTTAATGGAAACCACAGATGTAGAGGAGAAGAAAATATGGAACACTGAGTTAAAATATCATTATCTGGAAATTGAAAAATGCAAAGCTATGCATCTATTCCCAGACAAGCATTGAAAAGGCATGGCTTATGCATCTATTAACTGGCAAGCGGGCGATTGGTATAAAATAACTAAAGTCTTCCATTAGCAGGTGTACATAAACTATTGCAAAGTCATTGCATAGTGGGGATAAAAGAATCGATCATTATCATGCTGCACTTGTTGAACCATTCAACAAAAGAATCTCTCAAGTTATTATATGGTTTGCTTCATCCCATGATTATATAGCCTTGACCGCGCGAGATGCttctgaaataaataaataaatggggtGCGTATCGAAAAAATTCATTTACTTTGTAAAACGGATCAATTGAGCtctcttatatttttttccGGATCATTCAACCCCCTCTACTTTGAAGAATTGACTAAAGTGGCCACTCATATAACTTCTGTTATAACGGAACTGAAGTGACAGTTAAATAATTGAGTTGGATTTTTCGGATAAATTCTTATTTGCTGACTTGACGGACACATGTCTTTAACCAATGAAATGATAACACGTGTCCAAACTTTCTCCACCATTGAAAACACCCTTCTTCAATTGCATATTGTAACCTTAACTCAATTTCTTGATTGAGCTcgaaaattattttgatttgatttgcatTTATATCTCTGTTGGCCATATCCTCCCTGCCATCCACATCCTCTGCTGCCTCCAGCTACAAGGCCCTCACGAAGGGACGTGCATGGCTAACGGAGCCCATTCTTCAAAGTATAAGGGCTTGAATGATCCGAAAAAAGTAAGAGGGCTTAATCAATCTCGTTTTCAAAGTAGAGGAACCTTTTTTTTATACTTATCCCTAAATAAATTGACAACTTGCAAACCATGCAAGAAGCAGAGCCTTATTATTTAAACAAGGAAATCGCAATGAAGCATAGATGAATCtggtatttttttgttgttgtattcACATTTATTGATGCTCTTCCATGTCTGCATAAATACACATCAATTGTTaatttttcattgcaaagatTGAGAGGTTAAACCGTAACCCCTAAGTATCAGTCTCTGAACATTGTATAGGATGGCTCCCTTGACAAATACTGAATCAGGAAAGACATTGGAAGATGACTTCACATGTATTAGTCAGCTGACGATGGTCTCGGTGCTGCCTCTTGCCATGAAGGCGGCATTTGAGCTTGGGGTATTTGAGATCATAGCCAAAGCTGGTCCAGATGCCAAACTCTCTGCTTCAGAGATAGTAGCGCAAATGCCTGCACGAAACCCAGATGCACACTTGCTGCTGGACAGGATTCTCATGCTCCTCGCTACCCACAACGTGCTTGGCTGCTCTGTGGTTGATATGAAAAGGCTCTACAGTCTGACTTCAATGGCTAAGTATTTTGTGCCTAACCAAGATGGTGTATCATTAGGAGCGCCGTTGGCCTTGGCTCTCGATGAGGTCTTCTTCAAGAGCTGGTTTGTCTCTTACAGATTCAGATTtcctgtttctttttcttttcttttttttttgaatctttgTTAGCCAGAAAGTTATACTGGTAGTTCAATGATGGATTAATTATGCAGGTCAAAGCTCAAGGATGCAATTCTTGAAGGTGGAATTCCATTCAACAAGGTTCATGGAATGCATGCTTTTGAGTACCCAAAAATGGATCCTAGATTCAATCTAGTTTTCAACAAAGGAATGTTCAATCACACTAATATTGTTATTAAGGAGATCCTCAAGTCGTACAAAGGTTTTGAGCATCTCCGGCAGTTAGTCGATGTCGGTGGAGGCTTTGGAGTCTCTCTTCAAGCTATCACCTGTACATATCCACACATCAAGGGTGTCAACTTCGACTTGCCTCATGTTATTCAAGATGCCCCGTTCTACCCAGGTATGAGTATGATCAATGGTCATAAAttgattttatatatgattcatGCTAGTTGGAGCTCATTTGTGTTGGGACATtattaagaaagaaaattggCTTCTTATATGGCAGGTGTGGAACATGTTGGAGGagatatgtttgaaagtgtTCCCAACGGAGATGCAATATTTATGAAGGTATAAATCTGTCCATCACTTATTAAATTGACTTGACAGTTTAAACCATTGAGCAGTTCCACTTTTTCCTTGGCATAAAACACTTATAAGCCAACAAAATGTTACTTTTCATCCCTTAATTATTGGTCggatttcattttcgtcccttaattttttttttctctctttttttcatctCCAACTATGAGAAAATACCCCgtttgtccctcgaataaatctgaCGACGGAAAAATCCAACGTGACATCTTATTGTTCATCATATCAGATTTCTTCGGCGTGCCACGCAAGCATTTCCTGAccccaatctcacttgaagaacgaaaatgatactttctaatagtttagggacgaaaatgaaactcatcccataattgagggatgaaaaatatctttttgcccTTATAAGTCATATACTATATCTCACGTGAACTTTACTCCTCCTACTTTTACCG
This sequence is a window from Tripterygium wilfordii isolate XIE 37 chromosome 8, ASM1340144v1, whole genome shotgun sequence. Protein-coding genes within it:
- the LOC120003335 gene encoding anthranilate N-methyltransferase-like; translated protein: MASLAKTESEKKLEDDFLCISQLGVVSVVPFALKTVFELGVFEIIAKAGPDAKLSASEIVAQLPARNPDAHLMLDRILMLLATHNVLGCSVVDMKRLYSLTSLSEYYVPNQDGVSLGPTLVLTLDEVLLRSWSKLKDAILEGGIPFNKVHGVHAFEYTKLDPGFNQVFNTGMFNHTTLVIKEILKAYKGFDHIQQLVDVGGGFGVSLQAITSAYPHIKGVNFDLPHVIQDAPSYPGVEHVGGNMFESVPNGDAIFMKWILHDWSDDHCLTLLKNCYKAIPGDGKIIVLETVLPVEPDASAATKFGCQCDVLMMTQNPGGKERTRHEYLALALAAGFSGIRFVCFVCNLWVMEFYK
- the LOC120004360 gene encoding caffeic acid 3-O-methyltransferase-like isoform X1 produces the protein MVDRQMAPLTNTESGKTLEDDFTCISQLTMVSVLPLAMKAAFELGVFEIIAKAGPDAKLSASEIVAQMPARNPDAHLLLDRILMLLATHNVLGCSVVDMKRLYSLTSMAKYFVPNQDGVSLGAPLALALDEVFFKSWSKLKDAILEGGIPFNKVHGMHAFEYPKMDPRFNLVFNKGMFNHTNIVIKEILKSYKGFEHLRQLVDVGGGFGVSLQAITCTYPHIKGVNFDLPHVIQDAPFYPGVEHVGGDMFESVPNGDAIFMKWILHDWSDDHCLTLLKNCYKALPSDGKVIVVESVLPVEPDASASTKSTCQSDVMMMTQNPGGKERTRQEYLAMATAAGFSGIRYECFVCNLWVMEFYK
- the LOC120004360 gene encoding caffeic acid 3-O-methyltransferase-like isoform X2, encoding MIRKKMAPLTNTESGKTLEDDFTCISQLTMVSVLPLAMKAAFELGVFEIIAKAGPDAKLSASEIVAQMPARNPDAHLLLDRILMLLATHNVLGCSVVDMKRLYSLTSMAKYFVPNQDGVSLGAPLALALDEVFFKSWSKLKDAILEGGIPFNKVHGMHAFEYPKMDPRFNLVFNKGMFNHTNIVIKEILKSYKGFEHLRQLVDVGGGFGVSLQAITCTYPHIKGVNFDLPHVIQDAPFYPGVEHVGGDMFESVPNGDAIFMKWILHDWSDDHCLTLLKNCYKALPSDGKVIVVESVLPVEPDASASTKSTCQSDVMMMTQNPGGKERTRQEYLAMATAAGFSGIRYECFVCNLWVMEFYK